A DNA window from Actinokineospora baliensis contains the following coding sequences:
- the ffh gene encoding signal recognition particle protein — MFDTLSDRLTSVLQNLRGKGRLSETDIDTTAREIRIALLEADVALPVVRAFIAKVKDRAKGAEVSAALNPAQQVVKIVNDELVAILGGETRRLNLAKTPPTVIMLAGLQGAGKTTLAGKLARYLKGQGHAPLLVACDLQRPNAVTQLQVVAERAGVAVFAPEPGNGVGDPVDVARRGIDEARRSQHDVVVVDTAGRLGVDEELMRQAADIKAAVAADEVLFVVDAMIGQDAVSTAEAFRDGVGFTGVVLTKLDGDARGGAALSVREVTGVPIMFASNGEKLEDFDAFHPDRMASRILGMGDVLTLIEQAEQHFDQEQAEKAAAKIGTGELTLEDFLEQMLAVRKMGPIANLLGMLPGAGQMKDALAQVDEKHIDRLQAIIRGMTPAERQDPKMINASRRLRIANGSGVQVRDVNDLVNRFFEAKKVMQQMAGRFGMPGGGRANQRKQKGKKGKKGKGPTPPQKRLGLPGGFPTAPGGNQQQLPPAFGGLDGLPPGFDPSRLKFPKQP; from the coding sequence GTGTTCGACACCCTCTCCGACCGGCTCACCTCGGTCCTGCAGAACCTGCGGGGCAAGGGGCGGCTGAGCGAAACCGACATCGACACCACCGCGCGCGAGATCCGCATCGCGCTGCTGGAGGCCGACGTCGCGCTGCCCGTGGTGCGCGCCTTCATCGCCAAGGTCAAGGACCGCGCCAAGGGCGCTGAGGTGTCCGCGGCGCTGAACCCGGCGCAGCAGGTTGTCAAGATCGTCAACGATGAGCTGGTCGCGATCCTCGGCGGTGAGACCCGGCGGCTCAACCTGGCCAAGACCCCGCCGACGGTGATCATGCTCGCCGGTCTGCAGGGTGCCGGTAAGACGACGCTGGCTGGCAAGCTCGCCCGCTACCTCAAGGGGCAGGGCCACGCGCCGCTGCTGGTCGCCTGTGACCTGCAGCGCCCGAACGCGGTCACCCAGCTGCAGGTCGTGGCCGAGCGCGCGGGTGTGGCGGTGTTCGCCCCCGAGCCGGGCAACGGCGTCGGGGACCCGGTCGACGTGGCCAGGCGCGGTATCGACGAGGCCCGCCGTAGCCAGCACGACGTCGTCGTGGTCGACACCGCGGGTCGCCTCGGTGTCGACGAGGAGCTGATGCGCCAGGCCGCGGACATCAAGGCCGCGGTGGCCGCCGACGAGGTCCTCTTCGTCGTGGACGCGATGATCGGTCAGGACGCGGTGTCCACCGCGGAGGCCTTCCGCGACGGCGTCGGGTTCACCGGTGTCGTGCTGACCAAGCTCGACGGCGACGCCCGCGGTGGTGCCGCGCTCTCGGTGCGCGAGGTCACCGGTGTCCCGATCATGTTCGCCTCCAACGGCGAGAAGCTCGAGGACTTCGACGCCTTCCACCCGGACCGGATGGCGTCGCGGATCCTGGGCATGGGCGACGTGCTCACCCTCATCGAGCAGGCCGAGCAGCACTTCGACCAGGAGCAGGCCGAGAAGGCCGCCGCCAAGATCGGCACCGGCGAGCTCACGCTGGAGGACTTCCTCGAGCAGATGCTGGCCGTGCGCAAGATGGGCCCGATCGCCAACCTGCTGGGCATGCTGCCCGGCGCCGGTCAGATGAAGGACGCGCTGGCCCAGGTCGACGAGAAGCACATCGACCGGCTGCAGGCGATCATCCGGGGCATGACGCCCGCGGAGCGCCAGGACCCGAAGATGATCAACGCCTCGCGCAGGCTGCGCATCGCCAACGGCTCCGGCGTGCAGGTGCGCGACGTCAACGACCTGGTCAACCGGTTCTTCGAGGCCAAGAAGGTCATGCAGCAGATGGCGGGCCGCTTCGGCATGCCGGGCGGCGGGCGGGCCAACCAGCGCAAGCAGAAGGGCAAGAAGGGGAAGAAGGGCAAGGGGCCGACGCCGCCGCAGAAGCGCCTCGGGCTGCCCGGCGGCTTCCCCACCGCGCCCGGTGGCAACCAGCAGCAGCTCCCGCCCGCCTTCGGCGGCCTCGACGGCCTGCCCCCCGGGTTCGACCCTTCGCGGCTCAAGTTCCCCAAGCAGCCGTGA
- a CDS encoding amidohydrolase family protein, with protein sequence MTALHLRGVVLPGEDERDLWIVNGRVRTNPVPGAETVVDGGYLLPGFVDAHCHIGIGPQGPVDLDTAAEQAVADRDAGALLLRDCGSPIDTTPLQERLDLPRIVRAGRHIARPKRYIPHLGIDVGDPEQLPAAVAEQAAEGDGWVKLVGDWIDRDRGDLAPLWSDEVLAEAIAVAHAAGARVTAHVFGEEALPGLINAGIDCIEHGTGLSADVIAEMAKRGTALVPTLINIENFPDIAAKATKYPAYASHMVDLHARAGSMVAQAIEAGVPVYAGTDAGGGIAHGRIVDEIVALHRAGMSAENAIAAGSWGARAWLGWSGLDEGSAADVLAFEQDPRKDLEVLRAPKRIILRGRIVG encoded by the coding sequence GTGACCGCGCTGCACCTGCGCGGGGTCGTGCTCCCCGGGGAGGACGAACGCGATCTGTGGATCGTCAACGGTCGCGTCCGCACCAACCCGGTTCCGGGGGCGGAGACCGTCGTCGACGGGGGCTACCTGCTCCCCGGCTTCGTCGACGCGCACTGCCACATCGGCATCGGCCCCCAGGGCCCTGTCGATCTGGACACCGCGGCCGAACAAGCCGTGGCCGACCGTGATGCGGGTGCGCTGCTACTGCGCGACTGCGGATCGCCTATAGACACGACGCCGCTGCAAGAGCGGTTGGACCTGCCGAGGATCGTGCGCGCCGGTAGGCACATCGCCCGCCCTAAGCGCTACATCCCGCACTTGGGCATCGACGTCGGTGATCCGGAGCAGTTGCCCGCCGCGGTAGCCGAGCAGGCCGCCGAGGGTGATGGCTGGGTCAAGCTCGTAGGCGACTGGATCGACCGCGACCGGGGCGACCTCGCCCCGCTCTGGTCGGATGAGGTGCTCGCCGAGGCGATCGCCGTTGCCCACGCCGCCGGAGCCCGGGTCACCGCGCACGTCTTCGGTGAAGAGGCGCTACCCGGTCTGATCAACGCGGGCATCGACTGCATCGAGCACGGCACTGGTCTCTCGGCGGACGTCATCGCCGAAATGGCCAAGAGGGGGACCGCGCTGGTTCCCACTCTTATCAACATCGAGAACTTCCCCGACATCGCCGCTAAGGCCACCAAGTACCCCGCATACGCGAGCCACATGGTCGACCTACACGCTCGCGCGGGCTCTATGGTCGCCCAGGCGATCGAAGCCGGTGTGCCTGTCTACGCGGGTACGGACGCGGGCGGCGGCATCGCCCACGGGCGCATCGTCGACGAGATCGTCGCCCTCCACCGGGCCGGTATGTCCGCCGAGAACGCCATCGCGGCGGGCTCGTGGGGCGCTCGGGCGTGGTTGGGGTGGTCTGGTCTGGACGAGGGGTCCGCGGCGGATGTGCTCGCCTTCGAGCAGGACCCGCGCAAGGATTTGGAAGTGCTGCGTGCCCCGAAGAGGATCATCCTGAGGGGCAGGATCGTCGGGTGA
- a CDS encoding CPBP family intramembrane glutamic endopeptidase yields MAPPPPGEPTAAPAAEVPPVPAAEPQRDHKWGFGAFLLVFAVFVMSAVVINAVIGLAGPDSTDSITVILVGTIVPTALATLATLVVTWVRGNGPKIDLRLSYNRDDLRAGLKFGLIGLVCTTVAAAIWTRVVGEENATSSLGTLVDNQTMPVAAAITLFLYVWLVGPLFEEIIYRGLLWGALERLRWGRWAVFALTTAIFAVSHLEPLRTSLLLVIGIPIGLARLYTGRLGASVVAHQVNNFTPALAVLLISLGVMHS; encoded by the coding sequence ATGGCACCACCTCCGCCCGGTGAGCCCACCGCCGCGCCCGCGGCGGAAGTCCCACCTGTGCCCGCCGCCGAACCCCAGCGCGACCACAAATGGGGTTTCGGCGCCTTCTTGCTCGTGTTCGCCGTCTTCGTGATGTCCGCGGTGGTCATCAACGCGGTCATCGGCCTCGCGGGCCCGGACTCCACCGACTCGATCACGGTGATCCTGGTCGGCACCATCGTCCCCACCGCACTGGCCACCCTCGCCACCCTGGTCGTCACCTGGGTGCGCGGCAACGGCCCCAAGATCGACCTGCGGCTGTCCTACAACCGCGACGACCTGCGCGCGGGCCTGAAGTTCGGCCTCATCGGCCTGGTGTGCACCACCGTCGCGGCGGCGATCTGGACCAGGGTCGTCGGTGAGGAGAACGCGACCTCGTCGCTGGGCACGCTGGTGGACAACCAGACCATGCCGGTGGCCGCCGCGATCACCCTGTTCCTCTACGTCTGGCTGGTCGGCCCGCTGTTCGAGGAGATCATCTACCGCGGCCTGCTCTGGGGCGCGCTCGAACGGCTGCGGTGGGGTCGGTGGGCGGTCTTCGCGCTGACCACCGCGATCTTCGCGGTCAGCCACCTGGAGCCGCTTCGCACCTCGCTGCTGCTGGTCATCGGCATCCCCATCGGCCTCGCCAGGCTCTACACGGGGCGGCTGGGCGCCAGTGTCGTTGCCCACCAGGTCAACAACTTCACACCCGCGCTCGCCGTCCTGCTCATCAGCCTGGGCGTGATGCACTCGTGA